In the genome of Acidobacteriota bacterium, the window GCCGAGATCGCGGCTCTGGTGACTCTCATCGTCTGGATCGTCAATCTCTACGCGCGCGGCTCGAAGGACCCCGGGGATCCGGCACCGCCGCCCCTCGCCACGGCTCCGGCGAACGTTGCGGCAGCGCTGCTCGTTCTGGCCGGCGCGGCGCAGATCGGCGCCGCCCTGCTCGGCGAATGCCTGCAGGGAATGTTCGCCGTTCTCGGGATCGCAGAGCTGGTGCTGGCCGGCATCATTCTGCAGGCCAGCAAACCCACCCCGGGCGCGCAGCAGAGCGCCGAGTAGGACCTCTGCCGGGGGGCCTCGAGCCCCCCGGTTTCAGCTCGGTTTTTCGGGCGGAAAGACAAGCGCCCGGCGGGGCGACGCCGCGCTCAGCTACGTCGCGGAACCAGACGCCGCCACCAGCGCTCGCCACCGTTTTCCGATGCCTCGAGCTCTTCGATGGCGCAGGGCAGCAGCGCGAGGTTGCCGAGGTTGAGCCGCACCAGCAGCATTTCGAGCTGGGAGCGACGCTCGTCCGGCTCCTTGGAGAGGGCGCTCGACAGCGGCCGAGTGCCATCGAGACTCTGGCAGAACTCGAGGAGCTCTGGGGAAAGTCGACCTTCCTCCTCGTCCGTCAGGGCCTTGACCCACACCGGCACCATGCCCTTGAGGGAAGCCAGCGGCAGGGCGAGCTGACGCTCGCCGATGAGCGCGCTCTCCTCCTCCGCGGCCTGCTCGAGCATCAGGTCGACGAGACGAATCTCCTGCGAGGGTTGGTCCTGGAACTCGGAAATGGTCTCGATGTCCAGGGCCTCGCGGATGCACAGCCGGTAGGCCGCCTCGAGAAAACGGAAGTAGGAACCGCGCACCACCGTGTGCAGCTCCTTGAGGTGCTTGGCGCCGTCGGTGGCGGCGACGATCTTCTTCTCGAGCGGGCTCATGCCCTCGAGGGAGCGATCCGCTCCTCGCCGCAACACGATGTGATCGTGGACGAAGACCTTGCGAATGCGCGCCACCTCGTCGATCCAGCGCGCTCCTTCCATCACCACGCCGACGGTCTCGATCGGCCGCGGCAGAATGTCCTCCTCCGGAGGCGCGTCGGTCTCGAAGTAGAAAACCCCCTGCTTCCACAGGAAGACATCGCACACCGAATCGACGATCTGCTGTCGCAGGGTCTGCCGGATGACGTCCGGAGTCAGCAGGTCGAGCTCGGCGAGGACGGCGCCCAGGCGCTGCCCGCGCCGCTTGCACTCATAGAGAGCACGCAGGAAAGTCTTCTCGTCGAGATGCCCCTGCAGCAGGAGGTATTGGCCGTAGTACTCGGCCGGGTCGTCGGACAGGCAGCCAACGATCTTGCCGTCCCGGAAGTAAATCCGTTTCTCGACCCGGGAGCGGCGAATGACGAGCGCGCCGGTGCGCCGCTCGCTACTTGCCCACTGCAGGATATTTCCCGGTGGAAATGCGCTCAGTCGACCTGAAAATTCCATCGTTCCTCGCCGCACCGAATTGTAGTGCAGGAAGAGCCCCGATGGGACCCACGGGAGAATATGTAGTCATTGCCAATTCCTTGGCTCTCGACCAAGGGGGAGCTTTCGACGGCCTCTACTCTTCGTCCCACGGAGTGGCGGCGATCAGCTCGAGGAGCTGCTCCCGGGTGAAAACCTTGGAGAGGCGCGGATCGTCCTCCTCGACGACGTCCTCGAGAAGCTGGCGCTTGCGGTCGATGAGGGCGGCGATCTTCTCCTCGAGGGTACCCTCGGTCACCAGCTTGAAGACCTGCACGGCGCGCTTCTGGCCGATGCGGTGAACGCGATCCGTCGCCTGGTCTTCACGCGCCGCGTTCCACCAGCGGTCGTAGTGAATGACGATGGTGGCGCCGATCAGGTCGATGCCGGTGCCGCCGGCCTTGAGGCTGGCGAGGAAGACGCGACACTCGGGATCGTGATTGAAGCGCTCCACCGAGCGCCCCCGGTCGCGGCTGCTGCCGATCAGGATCTCGTGACCGACATCGAGCTTCACCAGATGGCGCCGCATCAGCTCGATCATGCCGAGATACTGGCTGAACACCACCACCTTGTGACCGCTGTCGAGACACTCGTCGAGGATTTGCCGGAAGAGGTCCCACTTGCCCGAAGCATAGCGATCGGCACCGTCGAGGTCGCGCAGGGCCAAGGCCGGGTGATCGCAGATCTGCTTGAGCTGGGTCAGCATCGCGAAGACGTGAAGATAGGGCACCGGTCCCTCTCCCTGGCGCAGGACTCGGGCCAGGGCCGTGCCGCGGGTTTCGATCACCTCCCGGTAGAGCTCCTGCTGACGCTTCGAGAGGCGGCACAGGCGCAGATCTTCGAACTTCTCCGGCAGCTCTTCGAGGACCGAGCTCTTCAGGCGGCGCAGGACGAAGGGCGCCAGGCTGCGGCGCAGCTCGGCCATCGCCTGGGGCGGGACGTCGTCGCCGCCATAGCGCTCCTGGAACTCGTCGTCGTCCCCGAGATACCCCGGCAGCACCAGATCCATCAAGTTCTTGAGCTCGTCGAGGGAGTTCTCGACCGGCGTGCCGGTTAAGCCGAGCAGGGTGTCGCCGCGCAGCCGGGCGGCGGCTCGGGCCACCTGCGTCTGGCGATTCTTGAGGTTCTGGATCTCGTCGAAAACGATCGCCGTGAAGCGCTGCTTCTCGAGACGCCGGATGTCGCGCAGCAGCACGCCGTAGGAGGTCACCACCACCACCTCGCGGTCCGGAATCGGTTCCAGGGCCCTGGGAAGACGGCGATGGCTGCCGTGGTAGACGCGGCCGATCAAGGCCGGAGCATGCTCTTCCAGCTTGCTCTCCCAGTGGGGCACGACGCTGGTCGGCGCGACCACCAGGAAAGGCCCGGAGCGGCCGTCCTGCTCGATCATCGACACCATCAAGGCCATCGCCTGATGGGTCTTGCCGAGGCCCATGTCGTCGCACAATAGGCCGCCGAGGCGATTCTCGGCCAGGAAGCGCAACCAGTCGACCCCCAGTCGCTGGTAGGGCCGGAGGGTGGAGCTCAGGCCGGCGGTGGCGATGTAGGGCTCCGACGGCCGCAGCTCGAGGAGGCGATCGAGCAAGGCTCGTCCGGCCTCGGCGCCATCGAGACGCACGGTCTTGCCAGCGATCGCCTTGAGACGCAGCAATCGCCCCGGCGACAGCTCCTCTTCGCCGGCGGCCAGCGACACCAGCGCGCGGATCTCCGGGGCGTGCAGATCGACCCAACCGGCCGGCGTCTCGAAGTAGGGCCGGCCTTCTTCACGGGCGGCGATCAAGTCGGCCAGCGCCACCGACTCGTCGGCGAAGCCACAGGTCACCGCCAGCGACTCCCAGAGTCCTTTCTCGTGGTCCGCTCCGACGTCGACGCGCAGATCGTCGATCTCCTTGAACAGGGTGAGGTGACGCAGCGGCTCGGCCAGCACCAGAGAGCCGTCCTCGAAGGCTTCGCGCTCGCTCTCCAGGAAGCTCGGGATCTGACCGCGCTCGAGCCGCAGCCGGGTCAACGGCCGATCGGCGGCGCGCTTCTCGACCTCGGCGAGCACGCCGAGCTCTTCGAGAAAGACCAGACTGCCGTAGCGAAAGCGCTCCCGGTCTTCGAAGAAGCGCTCTTCTCCATCGAGCTCGAGGGCGCGCAACACCGGCCGCACCTCGACCTCGAGATCGCCGTCTCCGGTGACCTGATGCAAGGCCTCGAGAGGCACCGGTCGCACCCGCAGGTCGTCCTGATCGGGAAACGCCGAGGCGAGTAGCTGCAGCACCTGGGCGACGCGCTGGCGGGGCACCGTGACCTCGAGCATGCGCTGGCCCGTCGGGTCGCGATAGGTCAGGATGAACCGCCCGTCGAGGCGATCGATGGCGGGATGAAAGGACCCTTCGTCGCCGAGCTCGCGCACCGCGTGGTACGCCACCCGCCACCACAGACTCTTCTGCCAGGTCTCGCGATTCGAGGGCATGCGAGCCTGGCGCAGGCGGTACTCGTCGGGAGTGAGCTGAAACAGCGCCAAGCGCTCCAGAATCTCGGCCCGGTCGACCGTCTCTTCACCCTTGGGAGCCTTGCCGGCCCGTTCCAGGAAGCGCAAACGGGCCGACGAGGTGTCGCCGTAGCGCATCAGCTCGGCGCCCGACGGATCGCTGAACACCAGGTCGCCGGACTCGGCGTGGTGGGCCACCCGCACCACCTCACAGGCCGGCGGCCGGCCGCTGTGCAGAACCGTCGCCAGACGATGCCAGAGGGTACCTTCGAAAAAGTCCTGGAATCCACGGCCGCCCCACAGCCGCTGGGCCCGCGCCACCCCGGCGGCGAGCTTGCGGAGATGACGGCAGGTGCGGCGGCTGCTCTCGCGGCAGGTGCACGAGCGC includes:
- a CDS encoding DUF4388 domain-containing protein, which translates into the protein MEFSGRLSAFPPGNILQWASSERRTGALVIRRSRVEKRIYFRDGKIVGCLSDDPAEYYGQYLLLQGHLDEKTFLRALYECKRRGQRLGAVLAELDLLTPDVIRQTLRQQIVDSVCDVFLWKQGVFYFETDAPPEEDILPRPIETVGVVMEGARWIDEVARIRKVFVHDHIVLRRGADRSLEGMSPLEKKIVAATDGAKHLKELHTVVRGSYFRFLEAAYRLCIREALDIETISEFQDQPSQEIRLVDLMLEQAAEEESALIGERQLALPLASLKGMVPVWVKALTDEEEGRLSPELLEFCQSLDGTRPLSSALSKEPDERRSQLEMLLVRLNLGNLALLPCAIEELEASENGGERWWRRLVPRRS
- a CDS encoding DEAD/DEAH box helicase, with product MASLINYELLGTGIGLLPEPGGDGHTAIYVGKVVNLSRPLRSCTCRESSRRTCRHLRKLAAGVARAQRLWGGRGFQDFFEGTLWHRLATVLHSGRPPACEVVRVAHHAESGDLVFSDPSGAELMRYGDTSSARLRFLERAGKAPKGEETVDRAEILERLALFQLTPDEYRLRQARMPSNRETWQKSLWWRVAYHAVRELGDEGSFHPAIDRLDGRFILTYRDPTGQRMLEVTVPRQRVAQVLQLLASAFPDQDDLRVRPVPLEALHQVTGDGDLEVEVRPVLRALELDGEERFFEDRERFRYGSLVFLEELGVLAEVEKRAADRPLTRLRLERGQIPSFLESEREAFEDGSLVLAEPLRHLTLFKEIDDLRVDVGADHEKGLWESLAVTCGFADESVALADLIAAREEGRPYFETPAGWVDLHAPEIRALVSLAAGEEELSPGRLLRLKAIAGKTVRLDGAEAGRALLDRLLELRPSEPYIATAGLSSTLRPYQRLGVDWLRFLAENRLGGLLCDDMGLGKTHQAMALMVSMIEQDGRSGPFLVVAPTSVVPHWESKLEEHAPALIGRVYHGSHRRLPRALEPIPDREVVVVTSYGVLLRDIRRLEKQRFTAIVFDEIQNLKNRQTQVARAAARLRGDTLLGLTGTPVENSLDELKNLMDLVLPGYLGDDDEFQERYGGDDVPPQAMAELRRSLAPFVLRRLKSSVLEELPEKFEDLRLCRLSKRQQELYREVIETRGTALARVLRQGEGPVPYLHVFAMLTQLKQICDHPALALRDLDGADRYASGKWDLFRQILDECLDSGHKVVVFSQYLGMIELMRRHLVKLDVGHEILIGSSRDRGRSVERFNHDPECRVFLASLKAGGTGIDLIGATIVIHYDRWWNAAREDQATDRVHRIGQKRAVQVFKLVTEGTLEEKIAALIDRKRQLLEDVVEEDDPRLSKVFTREQLLELIAATPWDEE